The following proteins are co-located in the Telopea speciosissima isolate NSW1024214 ecotype Mountain lineage chromosome 9, Tspe_v1, whole genome shotgun sequence genome:
- the LOC122640883 gene encoding zinc finger CCHC domain-containing protein 7-like isoform X3 yields MLDLSGIEDGADGSDNGASEKSIRVPVVGMSFKSENEAYKFYSAYARTKGFGVKKLQVERARKDGIQGEAVNRVFACVEGSRDDSNKSYRDKEVQYQDSTRSDCKATMQIKKCPNGWVVTKFIEEHNHELVPSLWQLQRTCDVLIHIAKESKERCNVAMDCLKEAIHKCSRIEVRPNADPVVNQGGAPNSQQGSTRSINFDYSSFSDPARTERWPASSKPKAWYDQHQSKNRNKCGNCDELGHNLRTCPLPLNPQRLKSWKPATWPANSTPKEWYDEAKNRNKCGNCDGLGHNMRTCPLPLNPECSKSQKRHAAQSPSNVQGFASGHRQGELRNEFGIDSWRAGVLATQAALQASSATGCHPRNN; encoded by the exons ATGTTGG ACCTTTCAGGAATTGAAGATGGGGCTGATGGTTCGGATAATGGAGCGAGTGAGAAATCCATTCGGGTACCTGTTGTTGGTATGTCATTCAAGAGTGAGAACGAGGCTTACAAGTTTTATAGTGCATATGCAAGGACAAAAGGCTTTGGTGTAAAAAAGTTGCAAGTGGAACGTGCCCGTAAGGATGGCATCCAGGGTGAGGCCGTTAATCGAGTATTTGCTTGTGTTGAGGGGTCGAGAGATGATAGTAACAAGAGTTACAGAGATAAGGAGGTCCAGTATCAGGATTCAACAAGGAGCGATTGCAAAGCTACCATGCAGATTAAGAAATGCCCTAATGGTTGGGTCGTGACAAAGTTTATTGAGGAGCATAATCATGAACTTGTTCCAAGTCTATGGCAATTGCAGCGTACCTGTGATGTACTTATTCATATTGCTAAAGAGTCAAAAGAGAGATGCAATGTTGCAATGGATTGCCTTAAAGAGGCCATTCATAAATGTTCTCGTATTGAAGTGAGGCCCAATGCTGATCCTGTTGTGAATCAAGGGGGTGCTCCAAATAGCCAACAAGGGAGTACTAGATCAATAAATTTTGACTATAGTAGCTTCTCTGACCCGGCAAGGACGGAACGGTGGCCAGCCTCCTCCAAACCTAAAGCATGGTATGATCAACACCAGTCCAAGAACCGCAACAAATGTGGGAACTGTGACGAACTTGGTCATAACTTGAGGACATGCCCCTTG CCTCTAAACCCACAACGTTTGAAGTCTTGGAAACCAGCAACATGGCCAGCCAACTCAACACCCAAAGAATGGTATGATGAAGCCAAGAACCGCAACAAGTGTGGGAACTGTGACGGACTTGGTCATAACATGAGGACATGTCCCCTG CCTCTAAATCCAGAATGTAGCAAGTCTCAGAAACGCCATGCAGCACAGTCCCCCTCAAATGTGCAAGGCTTTGCTTCAGGCCATCGCCAAG GAGAACTAAGAAATGAATTTGGGATTGATTCTTGGAGAGCTGGGGTCTTAGCAACACAAGCTGCATTGCAAGCTTCCTCAGCAACAGGGTGCCACCCCAGGAACAACTAA
- the LOC122640883 gene encoding uncharacterized protein LOC122640883 isoform X1, whose protein sequence is MLDLSGIEDGADGSDNGASEKSIRVPVVGMSFKSENEAYKFYSAYARTKGFGVKKLQVERARKDGIQGEAVNRVFACVEGSRDDSNKSYRDKEVQYQDSTRSDCKATMQIKKCPNGWVVTKFIEEHNHELVPSLWQLQRTCDVLIHIAKESKERCNVAMDCLKEAIHKCSRIEVRPNADPVVNQGGAPNSQQGSTRSINFDYSSFSDPARTERWPASSKPKAWYDQHQSKNRNKCGNCDELGHNLRTCPLPLNPQRLKSWKPATWPANSTPKEWYDEAKNRNKCGNCDGLGHNMRTCPLPPNPQRDKSGKASTPATSKPKAWYDQVNNHNKGGNCDGGLDHNLRTSPLPLNPECSKSQKRHAAQSPSNVQGFASGHRQGELRNEFGIDSWRAGVLATQAALQASSATGCHPRNN, encoded by the exons ATGTTGG ACCTTTCAGGAATTGAAGATGGGGCTGATGGTTCGGATAATGGAGCGAGTGAGAAATCCATTCGGGTACCTGTTGTTGGTATGTCATTCAAGAGTGAGAACGAGGCTTACAAGTTTTATAGTGCATATGCAAGGACAAAAGGCTTTGGTGTAAAAAAGTTGCAAGTGGAACGTGCCCGTAAGGATGGCATCCAGGGTGAGGCCGTTAATCGAGTATTTGCTTGTGTTGAGGGGTCGAGAGATGATAGTAACAAGAGTTACAGAGATAAGGAGGTCCAGTATCAGGATTCAACAAGGAGCGATTGCAAAGCTACCATGCAGATTAAGAAATGCCCTAATGGTTGGGTCGTGACAAAGTTTATTGAGGAGCATAATCATGAACTTGTTCCAAGTCTATGGCAATTGCAGCGTACCTGTGATGTACTTATTCATATTGCTAAAGAGTCAAAAGAGAGATGCAATGTTGCAATGGATTGCCTTAAAGAGGCCATTCATAAATGTTCTCGTATTGAAGTGAGGCCCAATGCTGATCCTGTTGTGAATCAAGGGGGTGCTCCAAATAGCCAACAAGGGAGTACTAGATCAATAAATTTTGACTATAGTAGCTTCTCTGACCCGGCAAGGACGGAACGGTGGCCAGCCTCCTCCAAACCTAAAGCATGGTATGATCAACACCAGTCCAAGAACCGCAACAAATGTGGGAACTGTGACGAACTTGGTCATAACTTGAGGACATGCCCCTTG CCTCTAAACCCACAACGTTTGAAGTCTTGGAAACCAGCAACATGGCCAGCCAACTCAACACCCAAAGAATGGTATGATGAAGCCAAGAACCGCAACAAGTGTGGGAACTGTGACGGACTTGGTCATAACATGAGGACATGTCCCCTG CCTCCAAACCCACAACGTGACAAGTCTGGcaaagcctcaacaccagcCACCTCAAAACCCAAAGCATGGTATGACCAAGTCAATAACCACAACAAGGGTGGGAACTGTGATGGTGGACTTGATCATAATCTGAGGACAAGCCCCTTG CCTCTAAATCCAGAATGTAGCAAGTCTCAGAAACGCCATGCAGCACAGTCCCCCTCAAATGTGCAAGGCTTTGCTTCAGGCCATCGCCAAG GAGAACTAAGAAATGAATTTGGGATTGATTCTTGGAGAGCTGGGGTCTTAGCAACACAAGCTGCATTGCAAGCTTCCTCAGCAACAGGGTGCCACCCCAGGAACAACTAA
- the LOC122640883 gene encoding uncharacterized protein LOC122640883 isoform X4 translates to MLDLSGIEDGADGSDNGASEKSIRVPVVGMSFKSENEAYKFYSAYARTKGFGVKKLQVERARKDGIQGEAVNRVFACVEGSRDDSNKSYRDKEVQYQDSTRSDCKATMQIKKCPNGWVVTKFIEEHNHELVPSLWQLQRTCDVLIHIAKESKERCNVAMDCLKEAIHKCSRIEVRPNADPVVNQGGAPNSQQGSTRSINFDYSSFSDPARTERWPASSKPKAWYDQHQSKNRNKCGNCDELGHNLRTCPLPPNPQRDKSGKASTPATSKPKAWYDQVNNHNKGGNCDGGLDHNLRTSPLPLNPECSKSQKRHAAQSPSNVQGFASGHRQGELRNEFGIDSWRAGVLATQAALQASSATGCHPRNN, encoded by the exons ATGTTGG ACCTTTCAGGAATTGAAGATGGGGCTGATGGTTCGGATAATGGAGCGAGTGAGAAATCCATTCGGGTACCTGTTGTTGGTATGTCATTCAAGAGTGAGAACGAGGCTTACAAGTTTTATAGTGCATATGCAAGGACAAAAGGCTTTGGTGTAAAAAAGTTGCAAGTGGAACGTGCCCGTAAGGATGGCATCCAGGGTGAGGCCGTTAATCGAGTATTTGCTTGTGTTGAGGGGTCGAGAGATGATAGTAACAAGAGTTACAGAGATAAGGAGGTCCAGTATCAGGATTCAACAAGGAGCGATTGCAAAGCTACCATGCAGATTAAGAAATGCCCTAATGGTTGGGTCGTGACAAAGTTTATTGAGGAGCATAATCATGAACTTGTTCCAAGTCTATGGCAATTGCAGCGTACCTGTGATGTACTTATTCATATTGCTAAAGAGTCAAAAGAGAGATGCAATGTTGCAATGGATTGCCTTAAAGAGGCCATTCATAAATGTTCTCGTATTGAAGTGAGGCCCAATGCTGATCCTGTTGTGAATCAAGGGGGTGCTCCAAATAGCCAACAAGGGAGTACTAGATCAATAAATTTTGACTATAGTAGCTTCTCTGACCCGGCAAGGACGGAACGGTGGCCAGCCTCCTCCAAACCTAAAGCATGGTATGATCAACACCAGTCCAAGAACCGCAACAAATGTGGGAACTGTGACGAACTTGGTCATAACTTGAGGACATGCCCCTTG CCTCCAAACCCACAACGTGACAAGTCTGGcaaagcctcaacaccagcCACCTCAAAACCCAAAGCATGGTATGACCAAGTCAATAACCACAACAAGGGTGGGAACTGTGATGGTGGACTTGATCATAATCTGAGGACAAGCCCCTTG CCTCTAAATCCAGAATGTAGCAAGTCTCAGAAACGCCATGCAGCACAGTCCCCCTCAAATGTGCAAGGCTTTGCTTCAGGCCATCGCCAAG GAGAACTAAGAAATGAATTTGGGATTGATTCTTGGAGAGCTGGGGTCTTAGCAACACAAGCTGCATTGCAAGCTTCCTCAGCAACAGGGTGCCACCCCAGGAACAACTAA
- the LOC122640883 gene encoding uncharacterized protein LOC122640883 isoform X2, which produces MLGIEDGADGSDNGASEKSIRVPVVGMSFKSENEAYKFYSAYARTKGFGVKKLQVERARKDGIQGEAVNRVFACVEGSRDDSNKSYRDKEVQYQDSTRSDCKATMQIKKCPNGWVVTKFIEEHNHELVPSLWQLQRTCDVLIHIAKESKERCNVAMDCLKEAIHKCSRIEVRPNADPVVNQGGAPNSQQGSTRSINFDYSSFSDPARTERWPASSKPKAWYDQHQSKNRNKCGNCDELGHNLRTCPLPLNPQRLKSWKPATWPANSTPKEWYDEAKNRNKCGNCDGLGHNMRTCPLPPNPQRDKSGKASTPATSKPKAWYDQVNNHNKGGNCDGGLDHNLRTSPLPLNPECSKSQKRHAAQSPSNVQGFASGHRQGELRNEFGIDSWRAGVLATQAALQASSATGCHPRNN; this is translated from the exons ATGTTGG GAATTGAAGATGGGGCTGATGGTTCGGATAATGGAGCGAGTGAGAAATCCATTCGGGTACCTGTTGTTGGTATGTCATTCAAGAGTGAGAACGAGGCTTACAAGTTTTATAGTGCATATGCAAGGACAAAAGGCTTTGGTGTAAAAAAGTTGCAAGTGGAACGTGCCCGTAAGGATGGCATCCAGGGTGAGGCCGTTAATCGAGTATTTGCTTGTGTTGAGGGGTCGAGAGATGATAGTAACAAGAGTTACAGAGATAAGGAGGTCCAGTATCAGGATTCAACAAGGAGCGATTGCAAAGCTACCATGCAGATTAAGAAATGCCCTAATGGTTGGGTCGTGACAAAGTTTATTGAGGAGCATAATCATGAACTTGTTCCAAGTCTATGGCAATTGCAGCGTACCTGTGATGTACTTATTCATATTGCTAAAGAGTCAAAAGAGAGATGCAATGTTGCAATGGATTGCCTTAAAGAGGCCATTCATAAATGTTCTCGTATTGAAGTGAGGCCCAATGCTGATCCTGTTGTGAATCAAGGGGGTGCTCCAAATAGCCAACAAGGGAGTACTAGATCAATAAATTTTGACTATAGTAGCTTCTCTGACCCGGCAAGGACGGAACGGTGGCCAGCCTCCTCCAAACCTAAAGCATGGTATGATCAACACCAGTCCAAGAACCGCAACAAATGTGGGAACTGTGACGAACTTGGTCATAACTTGAGGACATGCCCCTTG CCTCTAAACCCACAACGTTTGAAGTCTTGGAAACCAGCAACATGGCCAGCCAACTCAACACCCAAAGAATGGTATGATGAAGCCAAGAACCGCAACAAGTGTGGGAACTGTGACGGACTTGGTCATAACATGAGGACATGTCCCCTG CCTCCAAACCCACAACGTGACAAGTCTGGcaaagcctcaacaccagcCACCTCAAAACCCAAAGCATGGTATGACCAAGTCAATAACCACAACAAGGGTGGGAACTGTGATGGTGGACTTGATCATAATCTGAGGACAAGCCCCTTG CCTCTAAATCCAGAATGTAGCAAGTCTCAGAAACGCCATGCAGCACAGTCCCCCTCAAATGTGCAAGGCTTTGCTTCAGGCCATCGCCAAG GAGAACTAAGAAATGAATTTGGGATTGATTCTTGGAGAGCTGGGGTCTTAGCAACACAAGCTGCATTGCAAGCTTCCTCAGCAACAGGGTGCCACCCCAGGAACAACTAA